One Budorcas taxicolor isolate Tak-1 chromosome 13, Takin1.1, whole genome shotgun sequence DNA window includes the following coding sequences:
- the CSNK2A1 gene encoding casein kinase II subunit alpha: MSGPVPSRARVYTDVNTHRPREYWDYESHVVEWGNQDDYQLVRKLGRGKYSEVFEAINITNNEKVVVKILKPVKKKKIKREIKILENLRGGPNIITLADIVKDPVSRTPALVFEHVNNTDFKQLYQTLTDYDIRFYMYEILKALDYCHSMGIMHRDVKPHNVMIDHEHRKLRLIDWGLAEFYHPGQEYNVRVASRYFKGPELLVDYQMYDYSLDMWSLGCMLASMIFRKEPFFHGHDNYDQLVRIAKVLGTEDLYDYIDKYNIELDPRFNDILGRHSRKRWERFVHSENQHLVSPEALDFLDKLLRYDHQSRLTAREAMEHPYFYTVVKDQARMGSSSMPGGSTPVSSANMMSGISSVPTPSPLGPLAGSPVIAAANPLGMPVPAAAGAQQ; encoded by the exons ATGTCGGGACCCGTGCCAAGCAGAGCCAGAGTTTACACAGATGTTAATACACACAGACCCCGAGAGTACTGGGATTACGAGTCACATGTGGTGGAATGGGG AAATCAAGATGACTACCAGCTGGTTAGAAAATTAGGTCGGGGTAAATACAGTGAAGTATTTGAAGCCATCAACATcacaaataatgaaaaagttgTTGTTAAAATTCTCAAG CcagtaaagaagaagaaaatcaagCGTGAAATAAAGATTTTGGAGAATTTGCGAGGCGGTCCCAACATCATCACACTGGCAgacattgtaaaagaccctgtg TCACGAACTCCCGCCTTGGTTTTTGAACATGTAAACAACACAGATTTCAAG CAATTGTACCAGACGTTAACAGACTATGATATTCGATTTTACATGTATGAGATTCTAAAG GCCCTTGATTACTGCCATAGCATGGGGATTATGCACAGAGATGTCAAGCCCCATAATGTCATGATTGATCATGAGCACAGAAAG cTACGGCTAATAGACTGGGGTTTGGCTGAGTTTTACCATCCTGGCCAAGAATATAATGTCCGAGTTGCTTCCCGATATTTCAAAGGTCCTGAGCTACTTGTAGACTATCAG ATGTACGATTATAGTTTGGATATGTGGAGCTTGGGTTGTATGCTGGCAAGTATGATCTTCCGGAAGGAGCCATTTTTCCATGGACATGACAATTATGATCAG TTGGTGAGGATAGCCAAGGTTCTGGGGACAGAAGATTTATACGACTATATTGACAAATACAACATTGAATTAGATCCACGTTTCAATGATATCTTGGGCAG ACATTCCCGTAAGCGATGGGAACGCTTTGTCCACAGTGAAAACCAGCACCTTGTCAGTCCTGAGGCCTTGGATTTCCTGGACAAGCTGCTGCGATATGACCACCAATCACGGCTCACTGCAAGAGAGGCCATGGAGCACCCTTATTTCT ACACTGTTGTGAAGGACCAGGCTCGAATGGGCTCATCTAGCATGCCAGGGGGCAGTACGCCTGTCAGCAGCGCCAATATGATGTCAG GGATTTCTTCAGTGCCAACCCCTTCACCCCTTGGACCTCTGGCGGGCTCACCAGTGATTGCTGCTGCCAACCCCCTTGGGATGCCTGTTCCAGCTGCCGCCGGCGCTCAGCAGTAA